The genome window CGCGGAATCGTTTCAGGCATTGACGGAGGCGCAGCGGGACAAGTTCGAAGACGCCATCGACAAGCTTGAGAAAAAACTGCGTCAGGCACTTCGTAAGTTGGCCGACTGGGAGCAGGAGTATGCCGATAAGCAGCAGGCCTTGAATGAGGAGACGCTTGCGGGCATTTCCGGTCACCAGATCGACGAACTCGAGCAGAAATACAAGGATATGCCGGAGGTTGTTGCTTTTTTCGAGGCGGTACGGGCCGATCTGGCAGAGAATCTCGATATTTTCCTTGATGACAACGAGGAGCAGGCAGCGATCGCCTATGCGTCGCTGGACAAGAAGATGCCGAGACGTTATCTGGTCAACGTGCTGGTGCATCAGAAAACCAACGAAGTCCCCATGGTGGTTGAGGACAACCCGACCTACCACAATCTGTTCGGTTACGTGGAAAACGTCACCTTCAAAGGCACGGTTTTCACCGATTTCTCGCTGATACGCCCGGGCAGCCTGCATAAGGCCAATGGTGGTTATCTGTTGATGGATGCCATCAAGGTGCTTGAGCAGCCTTTCGTGTGGGATGGCCTGAAACGGGCGCTGCGTTCCAAGTGCATTCAGATCAACTCGCTGGAGCGGGAGCTGACCCTTTCCGGGACCATATCCATTGAGCCGGAAGCGGTGCCACTGGATGTGAAGATTGTGCTGTTTGGTGACCGTGAAACCTGGATGCTGCTGCAGGAATACGATTCAGAGTTCGCGGAGCTGTTTCGGGTAACCGCGGATTTCGAGAACGAAATGTATCGCTCCGATGACAGTCAGCTGCTGTACGCCAAGTTTATTGCCAGCCTCGTGAGCGAGAAGCAACTGCTGCACTGCTCGAACAAGGCCGTTGCCAGGGTGATCGAGCACAGCGCTCGTATGGCCGAGCACCAGAATCGCCTCTCCCTCCATGCAGCCAATATTGCCAACCTGCTGAGGGAGTCTGATTTCTGGGCCCGTCAGGCTGGAGCGAAGCTCATCCAGGATATTCATGTGGAGCGTGCTCTGGAAAGTGCCAAATACCGGGATAGCCGGATCCGTGACCAGTTTTACGATTCCATCCGAGATGGTTCAACGCTGGTGTCTACCAGTGGTACCTGTGTCGGGCAGGTTAATGCCCTGTCGGTACTCTCGACCGGTGGTTTTGAGTTCGGTCTGTCTAATCGTGTCACCGCAACCTGCTATTATGGAGATGGTGCGGTCATGGATATCGAGCGGGATGTGAAGCTGGGCGGTAACATCCATTCGAAAGGGGTGATGATCCTCAGCTCGTGGCTGGCCTCTCACTTTGCTGTGACGGATCCGATGCACCTGTCGGCGAGCCTCACCTTCGAACAGAATTATGGCGAAGTGGATGGCGATAGTGCTTCCCTCGCGGAGCTGTGTGCCCTGATTTCATCATTGTCGGGTGTGCCCGTGCGTCAGGACCTGGCCATCACCGGCTCGGTCAACCAATTTGGAGAAGTGCAGCCTATTGGTGGCGTAAATGAAAAGGCAGAAGGGTTCTTCGCGACCTGCCAGCTTACAGGTGGCCTGACCGGCACCCAGGGCGTGGTTGTTCCGGGCACAAACGTCCAGAATCTGATGCTGGACAGTGAGTTGGTCAACGCAGTGCGGGAAGGAAACTTTTCCGTGTATGCCGTTTCCCATCTTGAAGAGGCGGTTACGCTGCTGCTGGGCAAGCCTGCTGGCAAGGCGGATGATAAAGGCAGGTACCCGAAGCAGAGTGTTTTTGGCATTATCCAGCAAAGGCTTGAAAAAATGCGCGAGCACGAGCATCAGGAACATGCCCGAGATGCCAATAAAGACCCGTCAATTCATTGATCGGGCTCCATAAGAAAACGGACAGGAGAGAATACTTCCATGACTGATATCCAGCAGACTGTCTACGTAGTAGAGGACGACGAAGCGGTTCGTGATTCACTGGAGTTGTTGCTGAAATCTGACGGCAAGCCGGTGAAAACCTATGAGAGCGCGACAGCTTTCCTCAAGGATTACTCCGACAAGATGGCCGGATGCATCGTGCTGGATATCCGTATGCCAGGAATGGATGGTATGGAGCTTCAGAAGAAGCTGAACGAGCAGCACTCGATTCTCCCGATAATTTTTGTGACCGGGCATGGTGATGTGCCCATGGCGGTGGACGCCATGAAAGAGGGGGCGGTGGACTTTATCCAGAAACCCTATCGCGAGGAAGCTTTGCTGGAAAAAATTGAGGCGGCTCTAGAGCAGGATCTGGAACAG of Marinobacter sediminum contains these proteins:
- a CDS encoding Lon protease family protein, with the protein product MKSLSLHQLYKACVLKDLPFKTTRQLEPLSEIVGQNRAQEAVRFALAMPHGGYNVYAVGRNGLGKRTMMLRYLEHHVDTDQQSHDWCYVANFEEPRVPKLLQLPAGQGTQLKQDMEKLMSRLVKVIPQTFDSDSFLERSEQLKNEYGKMQEDELEKVAAQAKRKKVRLTVSTPGGYRLVAMNGEEPHTAESFQALTEAQRDKFEDAIDKLEKKLRQALRKLADWEQEYADKQQALNEETLAGISGHQIDELEQKYKDMPEVVAFFEAVRADLAENLDIFLDDNEEQAAIAYASLDKKMPRRYLVNVLVHQKTNEVPMVVEDNPTYHNLFGYVENVTFKGTVFTDFSLIRPGSLHKANGGYLLMDAIKVLEQPFVWDGLKRALRSKCIQINSLERELTLSGTISIEPEAVPLDVKIVLFGDRETWMLLQEYDSEFAELFRVTADFENEMYRSDDSQLLYAKFIASLVSEKQLLHCSNKAVARVIEHSARMAEHQNRLSLHAANIANLLRESDFWARQAGAKLIQDIHVERALESAKYRDSRIRDQFYDSIRDGSTLVSTSGTCVGQVNALSVLSTGGFEFGLSNRVTATCYYGDGAVMDIERDVKLGGNIHSKGVMILSSWLASHFAVTDPMHLSASLTFEQNYGEVDGDSASLAELCALISSLSGVPVRQDLAITGSVNQFGEVQPIGGVNEKAEGFFATCQLTGGLTGTQGVVVPGTNVQNLMLDSELVNAVREGNFSVYAVSHLEEAVTLLLGKPAGKADDKGRYPKQSVFGIIQQRLEKMREHEHQEHARDANKDPSIH
- the fixJ gene encoding response regulator FixJ — protein: MTDIQQTVYVVEDDEAVRDSLELLLKSDGKPVKTYESATAFLKDYSDKMAGCIVLDIRMPGMDGMELQKKLNEQHSILPIIFVTGHGDVPMAVDAMKEGAVDFIQKPYREEALLEKIEAALEQDLEQRKSLDEKQEIIRRIKSLTPREHEIMDRMIAGQANKVIAIELEISQRTVEIHRSRVMHKMGTHSLAHLVRMVLSVKDLIDAK